Sequence from the Candidatus Neptunochlamydia vexilliferae genome:
ATGTGCTCGTTAATAGGTTGAATCAACTCTTTGGTGATATTAGAGCGAATTCTTTTTTAATAAGGTTTCTCAACACCAATATGAGCCTAGCTGGCTTTAATCTGCGCCCCTGGAATATCCCCAACAACGATGTTGGAGCGATATTTACACAAATGGTTCAAGCGGCTAATCAGCAGAACCAGCCGGAGAACAACCAAGCTGACTAACCCCTCCAAGGTATTTGTGGAGAACGGGGGGAATCGTGACTGAGCCATCTTCCTGCTGGTTGTTCTCAAGAAGGGCAACCATGAGGCGGGAAGTAGCAAGGCCTGACCCATTAAGGGTATGAGCAAGCTCCGGCTTCCCTTCACCCCGTTTGAAACGGATCTTTGAGCGGCGCGCCTGAAAGTCGGTGCAGTTGGAAATCGAAGAGACCTCATAGTAACGGTTTTGCCCAGGAAGCCACACCTCTAGATCGATTGTTTTTGCAGAGGCAAATGACATATCTCCCGTCACAAGAAGCATGCTCCGGTAATGAATGTTGAGCGCTTGAAGAATCGTCTCGGCACTTTCAACCATTTCATTGTAGATCTTTTCACTCTCTTCGGGGCGGGTAACGCAAAATATCTCCACCTTGTTAAACTGGTGGGTTCGGATCAGCCCCCGCTCACCTGCTCCTGCGGCTCCTGCTTCGCGACGAAAACAGGGGGTGTAGGCGGTATATTTAAGGGGAAGCTCTTCCTCTTTGAGAATTTCATCATAGTGGATGCCATTCAGAACTGCTTCTGAAGTTGGAATGAGATAAAGATCATGATCTTTATCGCGGAGTTTGAAGAGCTGATCTTCAAATTTAGGAAGGTGGGCCGATCCAAAAAGGATGTCGCTTCGCCCTAGCAGGGGAGGGATCCACTGCTCAAAACCGTTGGCGACATGGGTGTCGATCATAAAGTTGATCAGTGCCCACTCGAGACGGGCTCCCATGCCTCGGTAGGCGGGCCACCCACTTCCTCCGATTTTTGCCCCCCGTTTAAAGTCAAAGAGGTGGAGCTTTTCATTGAGTTCGAGGTGGTTCTTGGGCTCGAAAGAAAAGGAGGGTTTTTCACCGAAAGTTTTGATCTCGACATTATCTGCTGGATCGAGAGAAGCTTTGATCCCTTCTTCGGGAAGATTGGGAAGACATCCTAATTCAAATTTTAATTGCGCTTCAAGCTCGTTGCATTTGTGGTCGAGGGTGGAAATTTTTTCTTTGGCCCCTTCCATCGATTTGAGCAAGAGGGTGACATCTTCACCCTGCCGTTTTTTTTCACCCACCTCTTTGGCGCTTTGGTTGCGGATGTTTTTAAGCTCTTCAGCCTCAATTTTTAGGGAGCGGATTTCTCCATCGAGCTTAAGAATATTTTGAACGGAGACCCCCTCTTCCTTTGTTTGAAGTTTTTTTTCCACTTCTTGGGGGTTTTCGCGGATCTGTTTGATGTCAAGCATGGTTTTTCCTTTATTCTCTAAGCGATTCAGTGTACAATATAAGGCAAATATTTCCTACTTGAAAGATTGGAAAATTATTGTTACGATAAGAATAAATTTCACCAAAGATTTACAGGCAAATTCATGGCAAAACAAAAATATCCTAAAGTGCAAAACCCTCTCATTCTCCGTTTCCACCGTCTGATGGACGCATTCGCAAAGTCGGATGATGAAAGAGACTTTTACCTCGACACCGTGGAGGGGTTCATCGTTTTTGCCGACCTGGATAAGAGTGTTGAAGAGCTCGAGGGGCTCGAGAAAGAGCTTCAGACATGCGCTGACCGTTTCCGCCTGATTCCGAAGATGACCTTCTATGAAACCAAGAAGTTTATGGAAGGTTTTGTCAATGAAAAGGTCTATGATATCGACACGAAGGAAAAGCTTCTCGACATCATCTCCTCTAAAGAGGCGCGGGAAAACTTTCTTGAGTTTATCTATGACCACCTAACAGAGCTTGAAAAGTGGCAGCAGTATTACCACGAGCGGTCACGGATTCGCATTATCGAATGGCTCCGCAGTGAGGAGATACAGTTTGCTTTTGAAGAAGATCTCGATGTGACAAAACATGTCTTAGAAAAGGTGAAGCACCACCAGTTTGATGCAAAAGTTTCTAAAGATGTTCAAAATGCGCGTGAAACAATCGTTGTTAAGTCAAAGACCTACTACTCGAATGAAGCGCTTAATCCTCGTCCCAAACGGGGACGTCCTCCAAAGCAAGCGGCAAAAGTGGAGCTTGAGCCCCAGTACACCATCGATATTTATAAGACCGTTCCTCAGGCGATTCGCCCCTTTCTCTTTAATCCCGATTTTACCAGTACTTCGGTCACCTTCTCTGCGAAGTTCGATACCGAAGCGCAGCTCATCGCAAGTCTTCGAGGAAGTTCGCGCGTCAAAATCGACACGAAACTCGAAGCCCTTTCACAACGTCTCGAGTCGCTCCGCCACCTCTCTGACCGCCTCAAGTCGAGTTCAGGCTTAGGTCTTGAAAGCGAAGAGCGTCTTCTCCAAGCTGTGAGCGAAGGGGGAGAGGAGAAGAAAAGTAAAATTGCAGGGATTGCAAAAGGGTTCCTCCCTGGAAAGAAAAAAAGTGCCCCTAAAGAGAAGAAAGAGATCCAGGAGATGCTCCAGAAAAAACGGGAAGCGGGGATCAAGCAGGTTACTCCCATTAAACGCGGAAAGAAAAAAGAAGAAGGATAAGTCATGCAAGCAAAAGCCCCTCTACAAGATCTTCTTGCTGTCTCTTCCAAAGCGAAGTGTTTAAAGATTCTTGAAGGGATCTACCGCGCTCGCTTTACAGATGAGAAAATGCAAAAGCTTGTCCGGCAAAATAAAGGTGGGACATTCCACCTTTACACAGCAGGACATGAGCTGATTGGTGTGATGTCTGGTGAGGCCCTTGAGCAAGGAAAGGATTGGGGATTTCCCTATTACCGTGACCGGGCCTTTGCGATTGGTCTTGGGTGTAACTTAAGTGAAATCTTTGGTGCTTTTTTAGCCCGCGAAGTTCCTCACCATTCGGGAGGGCGGATGATGCCCGACCACTTTTCCCATAAAGAGCTGCGAATTCCTTGTCAGTCGAGTGTTGTTGGTTCCCAATTCCTCCAAGCTGTTGGCATTGCTAAAGCCGCTCGCTTAGCTGGAACCAATGAAGTGGCTTACGTGTCTGGTGGGGATGGCTCCACCTCTCAAGGAGACTTTCATGAAGCGCTTAACTACGCCTGTGTCCACAAGCTAGGGGTGATCTTCGTCATCCAAGATAATGGTTGGGCTATTTCAGTTCCCGTTGAAGATCAAACAGCAGGGGGCTCGATTGCCCACATGGCCAAAGGGTACGCTGGGCTAACCGTCCATGAAATCGATGGGTGTGACTTTGAAGCCGTTGATGGAGCGCTGAGCGCAGCGGTTAAAAAAGGAAGA
This genomic interval carries:
- the serS gene encoding serine--tRNA ligase, coding for MLDIKQIRENPQEVEKKLQTKEEGVSVQNILKLDGEIRSLKIEAEELKNIRNQSAKEVGEKKRQGEDVTLLLKSMEGAKEKISTLDHKCNELEAQLKFELGCLPNLPEEGIKASLDPADNVEIKTFGEKPSFSFEPKNHLELNEKLHLFDFKRGAKIGGSGWPAYRGMGARLEWALINFMIDTHVANGFEQWIPPLLGRSDILFGSAHLPKFEDQLFKLRDKDHDLYLIPTSEAVLNGIHYDEILKEEELPLKYTAYTPCFRREAGAAGAGERGLIRTHQFNKVEIFCVTRPEESEKIYNEMVESAETILQALNIHYRSMLLVTGDMSFASAKTIDLEVWLPGQNRYYEVSSISNCTDFQARRSKIRFKRGEGKPELAHTLNGSGLATSRLMVALLENNQQEDGSVTIPPVLHKYLGGVSQLGCSPAGSAD
- a CDS encoding UPF0158 family protein, whose translation is MAKQKYPKVQNPLILRFHRLMDAFAKSDDERDFYLDTVEGFIVFADLDKSVEELEGLEKELQTCADRFRLIPKMTFYETKKFMEGFVNEKVYDIDTKEKLLDIISSKEARENFLEFIYDHLTELEKWQQYYHERSRIRIIEWLRSEEIQFAFEEDLDVTKHVLEKVKHHQFDAKVSKDVQNARETIVVKSKTYYSNEALNPRPKRGRPPKQAAKVELEPQYTIDIYKTVPQAIRPFLFNPDFTSTSVTFSAKFDTEAQLIASLRGSSRVKIDTKLEALSQRLESLRHLSDRLKSSSGLGLESEERLLQAVSEGGEEKKSKIAGIAKGFLPGKKKSAPKEKKEIQEMLQKKREAGIKQVTPIKRGKKKEEG